Proteins encoded in a region of the Mesoflavibacter profundi genome:
- a CDS encoding RNA polymerase sigma factor — translation MDKNTSNLCEDAQFNAFYLKHIQAASNFAYYKCGDSDNALDIVQDAFSKIWENCSKIEFEKAKTYLFTTVNNLFLNKVKHEKVVLEYAKATPYIDQTNQNPEYLLEEEQFKQKLQQAIALLTDAQREVFLLNRIEGKKYREIAELLDISQKAVEKRMSGALKTLREKIENI, via the coding sequence ATGGATAAAAACACTAGTAATCTTTGTGAAGATGCACAGTTTAATGCCTTCTATTTAAAACACATACAAGCTGCTAGCAATTTTGCTTACTACAAATGTGGCGATAGTGATAATGCTTTAGATATTGTGCAAGATGCATTTTCTAAAATTTGGGAAAATTGTTCTAAAATTGAATTTGAAAAAGCAAAAACCTATCTTTTTACAACAGTAAATAATCTGTTTTTAAATAAAGTAAAACACGAAAAAGTGGTTTTAGAATACGCTAAAGCAACACCTTATATTGATCAAACCAATCAAAACCCAGAATATTTATTAGAAGAAGAACAGTTTAAACAAAAGCTACAACAAGCAATCGCTTTATTAACCGATGCACAAAGAGAAGTTTTTTTATTAAATAGAATTGAAGGAAAAAAATATCGTGAGATTGCAGAACTATTAGATATTTCTCAAAAAGCAGTTGAAAAACGTATGTCTGGCGCGTTAAAAACACTTCGTGAAAAAATTGAAAACATATAA